From Streptomyces chrestomyceticus JCM 4735, one genomic window encodes:
- a CDS encoding ATP-dependent helicase, whose amino-acid sequence MPSAQPRRRPARRDATGAYRLVRTRPGPADPPALDARQRAVVDHGGGPLLALAGPGTGKTTTLVEAVARRVQEGADPERLLVLTFSRKAAVELRDRIAARLGSTAAPQATTFHSYCYALVRAHQDADLFADPLRLLSGPEQDLVVRELLEGQAGLAAAGRARVRWPDELRACLTTRGFADEVRAVLARSRELGLGPDALADFARRTGRPDWGAAAGFLAEYLDVLDAQGMLDYAELVHRAVLLAERDEVAAELAARYDAVFVDEYQDTDAAQVRLLRALAGGGRTLVAFGDPDQSIYAFRGADVNGILDFPAMFPRTDGTPAPVEVLGTSRRSGAALLAATRRLTARMPLTRLPARAVRAHRDLAAVRDGGRVEVFTYPTPGAELDNIADILRRAHLEDGVPWRDMAVLVRAGARSLPGVRRALTTAGVPLEIDGDELPLRQEQAVAPLLTALRVAATAAAASAAVPVAAPADGATAEDDSVADVPAEEVPAEDVPDRDVPAEGVSVGGVSASDTPVDETPAAEAAPGLSAEIAIDLLTSPLGGLDAADLRRLGRALREEERAAGHDVPRPSDELIARALAEPERLVAHDPAYARGARQLGELLRTTRDLLARGGTAEEALWTLWDGTPTWSQRLERTARRGGAAARNADRDLDAVVALFETAARAEARTGGRGALNFLEELDAQDIAADTLTRRTVRPDAVRLMTAHRSKGLEWRLVVVAGVQEGLWPDLRRRGSLLEADRIGRDGLAEPLPPGALLTEERRLFYVAATRAKERLVVTAVKAASDDGDQPSRFLTELGVEPQDVTGRPRRPLSVAALVAELRATTVDPDATPALREAAARRLAKLAALRDDDGQPLVPAAHPDQWWGLYEPTHSAVPLRDRDRPVTLSGSALDQLANTCALQWFLGREVKADKPATAAQGFGNVVHVLADEVASGRTPADLSVLMERLDSVWDALAFDAPWKSRQEKDNARAALERFLRWHVMERGTLGRETVATEHGFDVTLEAGEYAVRIRGSMDRVERDAEGRAYVVDFKTGKQKPTGPEVARHPQLAVYQLAVRSGAVDAAFGGQRPEPGGAELVHLRLGAPQKEGGDALPAVQAQGPLGGDWVGELLATAAGRVLEERFTPTTGQHCTHCTFRSACSALPEGQHVVD is encoded by the coding sequence ATGCCGTCCGCGCAGCCGCGCCGGCGGCCGGCGCGGCGGGATGCCACCGGCGCGTACCGACTGGTGCGTACCCGGCCGGGACCGGCGGACCCTCCTGCTTTGGACGCACGTCAGCGCGCTGTGGTTGACCACGGCGGCGGGCCGCTGCTGGCCCTCGCCGGCCCGGGTACGGGCAAGACCACGACGCTCGTGGAGGCGGTCGCCCGGCGCGTCCAGGAGGGCGCCGACCCCGAGCGGCTGCTCGTGCTGACCTTCAGCCGCAAGGCCGCCGTCGAACTGCGGGACCGGATCGCCGCGCGCCTGGGCAGCACCGCCGCTCCGCAGGCGACCACCTTCCACTCGTACTGCTACGCGCTCGTACGGGCCCATCAGGACGCCGACCTGTTCGCCGACCCGCTGCGGCTGTTGTCCGGGCCCGAGCAGGACCTCGTCGTGCGCGAGCTGCTCGAAGGGCAGGCCGGGCTGGCGGCCGCCGGGCGGGCCCGGGTGCGCTGGCCGGACGAACTGCGCGCCTGCCTGACGACGCGCGGCTTCGCGGACGAGGTCCGCGCGGTGCTCGCGCGCAGCCGGGAGCTGGGGCTGGGCCCGGACGCGCTCGCCGACTTCGCGCGGCGTACGGGGCGGCCGGACTGGGGCGCGGCGGCCGGGTTCCTCGCCGAGTACCTGGACGTGCTGGACGCCCAGGGCATGCTGGACTACGCCGAACTCGTGCACCGCGCGGTGCTGCTCGCGGAGCGCGACGAGGTCGCGGCGGAGCTGGCCGCGCGCTACGACGCGGTGTTCGTCGACGAGTACCAGGACACGGACGCCGCACAGGTACGGCTGCTGCGCGCGCTGGCCGGGGGCGGCCGTACGCTCGTCGCCTTCGGTGACCCGGACCAGTCGATCTACGCCTTCCGCGGCGCCGACGTCAACGGCATCCTCGACTTCCCGGCGATGTTCCCGCGCACGGACGGCACCCCGGCGCCGGTCGAGGTGCTCGGCACCTCCCGCCGCTCGGGCGCGGCCCTGCTGGCGGCCACCCGGCGGCTCACCGCCCGTATGCCGCTGACCCGCCTCCCGGCCCGCGCGGTCCGGGCACACCGCGACCTGGCGGCGGTACGGGACGGCGGCCGCGTCGAGGTCTTCACGTACCCGACGCCGGGCGCCGAGCTGGACAACATCGCGGACATTCTGCGGCGCGCGCACCTGGAGGACGGTGTGCCGTGGCGCGACATGGCCGTCCTCGTACGCGCCGGCGCCCGTTCCCTCCCCGGCGTGCGCCGGGCCCTGACCACGGCCGGCGTGCCCCTGGAGATCGACGGCGACGAGCTGCCGCTGCGGCAGGAACAGGCGGTGGCGCCGCTGCTGACGGCCTTGCGGGTGGCGGCCACGGCGGCTGCGGCGTCGGCTGCTGTGCCGGTCGCCGCGCCTGCTGATGGCGCGACCGCCGAGGATGACTCCGTGGCTGACGTCCCTGCCGAGGAGGTCCCTGCTGAGGACGTCCCAGACCGTGACGTCCCTGCTGAGGGGGTCTCGGTCGGGGGCGTCTCGGCCAGTGACACCCCGGTCGACGAAACCCCGGCCGCCGAGGCGGCCCCCGGCCTCTCCGCCGAAATCGCCATAGACCTGCTGACCTCCCCCCTCGGCGGTCTGGACGCCGCCGACCTGCGCCGGCTCGGGCGGGCGCTGCGTGAGGAGGAGCGGGCCGCCGGGCACGACGTACCGCGGCCCTCCGACGAACTGATCGCGCGGGCGCTCGCCGAACCGGAGCGCCTGGTCGCGCACGATCCGGCGTACGCGCGGGGCGCACGGCAGCTCGGCGAGCTGCTGCGCACCACCCGCGACCTGCTGGCCCGCGGCGGCACCGCCGAAGAGGCCCTTTGGACCCTGTGGGACGGCACCCCCACCTGGTCCCAGCGGCTGGAGCGGACCGCCCGGCGCGGTGGCGCGGCGGCCCGTAACGCCGACCGGGACCTGGACGCCGTCGTGGCGCTGTTCGAGACCGCCGCCCGGGCGGAGGCCCGTACCGGCGGCCGGGGCGCGCTGAACTTCCTGGAGGAGCTGGACGCCCAGGACATCGCGGCCGACACCCTGACCCGCCGGACCGTCCGTCCCGACGCGGTGCGCCTGATGACCGCGCACCGCTCCAAGGGGCTGGAGTGGCGGCTCGTCGTCGTGGCCGGCGTGCAGGAAGGGCTCTGGCCCGACCTGCGCCGGCGCGGCTCGCTCCTGGAGGCGGACCGGATCGGCCGCGACGGACTGGCCGAGCCGCTGCCCCCGGGCGCGCTGCTCACCGAGGAGCGCCGGCTGTTCTACGTGGCGGCGACCCGGGCCAAGGAGCGCCTGGTGGTCACCGCCGTCAAGGCCGCGTCCGACGACGGCGACCAGCCGTCCCGCTTCCTGACGGAGCTGGGCGTCGAGCCGCAGGACGTCACCGGGCGCCCCCGCCGTCCACTGTCGGTCGCCGCGCTCGTCGCGGAGCTGCGGGCCACCACCGTCGATCCGGACGCCACTCCGGCGCTGCGGGAGGCCGCCGCGCGCCGGCTGGCGAAGCTGGCGGCGCTGCGCGACGACGACGGCCAGCCGCTGGTGCCGGCCGCCCACCCGGACCAGTGGTGGGGCCTGTACGAGCCGACGCACAGCGCCGTGCCGCTGCGCGACCGCGACCGTCCCGTCACGCTCTCCGGCAGCGCGCTGGACCAGCTCGCCAACACCTGCGCACTCCAGTGGTTCCTGGGACGCGAGGTGAAGGCGGACAAGCCGGCGACCGCCGCCCAGGGCTTCGGCAACGTCGTCCACGTCCTCGCCGACGAGGTCGCCTCCGGCCGTACCCCCGCCGACCTGTCCGTCCTGATGGAGCGCCTGGACTCCGTATGGGACGCGCTCGCCTTCGACGCCCCCTGGAAGTCGCGGCAGGAGAAGGACAACGCGCGCGCCGCACTGGAGCGCTTCCTGCGCTGGCACGTGATGGAGCGCGGCACGCTGGGCCGCGAGACCGTCGCGACCGAGCACGGCTTCGACGTCACCCTCGAAGCGGGCGAGTACGCCGTCCGCATCCGGGGGAGCATGGACCGCGTCGAGCGGGACGCGGAGGGCCGGGCGTACGTCGTCGACTTCAAGACCGGCAAGCAGAAGCCCACCGGCCCGGAGGTCGCCCGGCACCCGCAGCTCGCCGTGTACCAGTTGGCGGTGCGCAGCGGCGCGGTGGACGCCGCCTTCGGGGGGCAGCGGCCCGAGCCGGGCGGCGCGGAACTCGTCCACCTGCGGCTGGGCGCGCCCCAGAAGGAGGGCGGGGACGCGCTCCCCGCCGTCCAGGCGCAGGGGCCCTTGGGCGGGGACTGGGTGGGCGAGCTGCTGGCCACCGCCGCGGGCCGCGTCCTGGAGGAGCGCTTCACGCCCACCACGGGGCAGCACTGCACCCACTGCACGTTCCGCAGCGCCTGCTCGGCGCTGCCGGAGGGGCAGCACGTGGTGGACTGA
- a CDS encoding MGMT family protein, whose protein sequence is MGRMSGTAGDIPEYGTGEIPEYAERVLGVAELIPPGRVMTYGDVAEWLAGEEPPGEPVEGPRSGGGSAGAGDGRRVGGPRQVGRVMALYGGAVPWWRVVRADGQLLPGSELRALAHYREEGTPLREASRAAEGHVPRLDMRRARWDGGDPGTNG, encoded by the coding sequence ATGGGCCGAATGAGTGGGACAGCGGGAGACATTCCCGAGTACGGCACCGGGGAGATCCCCGAGTACGCGGAACGGGTCCTCGGCGTGGCCGAGCTGATCCCGCCCGGTCGGGTGATGACGTACGGCGATGTCGCCGAGTGGCTCGCGGGGGAGGAGCCGCCGGGGGAGCCGGTGGAGGGGCCGCGCTCCGGTGGAGGGTCCGCGGGGGCCGGTGACGGGCGGCGCGTGGGCGGGCCGCGACAGGTGGGCCGGGTGATGGCGTTGTACGGGGGCGCCGTGCCGTGGTGGCGCGTCGTGCGCGCGGACGGGCAACTGCTGCCGGGCAGCGAACTGCGCGCGTTGGCGCACTACCGGGAGGAAGGCACTCCGCTGCGCGAGGCGTCCAGGGCCGCCGAGGGGCATGTCCCGCGCCTCGACATGCGGCGGGCCCGGTGGGACGGGGGCGATCCGGGGACGAACGGTTGA
- a CDS encoding lysylphosphatidylglycerol synthase transmembrane domain-containing protein codes for MRLLLGIVGIALVLLLATFAHGTTQGLQRDIGEGAGLAPRLLINFAGLASSVAVLIVPVAFAVERLIKRDGLRIADGVLAAVLAHGVSLATDLWVAEAAPESIQVALTQPLANGGLTPPVHSYLAPVIAYMTAVGMSRRPRWRVAMWCVLLLDAFAVLVGRYTTPFAIVTTILIGWTVAFGTLYAVGSPNVRPTGQNLLAGLRRVGFHPVRAVRAEDIGTAEHPEHADRGRRYIVTLEDGPPIDVTVVDRERQAQGFFYRVWRRLSLRGINQRRSLQSLRQALEQEALLAYAAIAAGANAPKLIATSELGPDAVMLVYEHIDGRPLDALPDEEITDDLMRNAWRQVAALQSRRIAHRRLVGDALLVDRSGRIFLTDLRGGEIAAGDLVLRMDIAQLLTTFALRAGAERAVAAAVDVLGPDAVADSLPLLQPIALSRTTRATLRQLARERSAREREAVLEASRVAKERKAAEAARRGGAHTQEQPTNRKVARAEKHAEKRAVDEALEEAREEDLLSQIRQQVLLIRPTAPVEPARLERIRPRTLVTWIAGAFAAYFLLSQITHANFGQVAGQAQWLWVVAALAFSALTYPAAAMSLLGFVPEKVSFLRTVTAQVAGNFVKLVAPAAVGGVALNTRFLQRSGIRPGLAVASVGASQLFGLGCHIVLLLTFGYLTGTERTPSLSPSRAVIAGLLTAAVLVLVVTAVPALRKFISTRVRSLFAGVVPRMLDVLQRPKKLAIGISGTLLLTAANVLCLDASIRAFGGGGQLSYAAIAVVFLAGNAAGSAAPTPGGVAAIEAALTGTLTLAGLTSDIAFPAVLLFRLMTFWLPVLPGWISFTQLTRKGQI; via the coding sequence ATGCGCCTGCTGCTCGGCATCGTCGGCATCGCGCTGGTGCTGCTGCTGGCGACGTTCGCGCACGGCACGACCCAGGGTCTGCAGCGCGACATCGGTGAGGGCGCCGGACTGGCCCCCCGTCTGCTGATCAACTTCGCCGGGCTGGCGTCCAGCGTGGCCGTACTGATCGTCCCGGTGGCCTTCGCCGTCGAGCGGCTGATCAAACGGGACGGGCTGCGGATCGCGGACGGGGTGCTGGCCGCGGTCCTCGCGCACGGCGTCTCGCTCGCCACCGACCTGTGGGTCGCCGAGGCCGCGCCGGAGTCCATCCAGGTCGCGCTGACCCAGCCACTGGCCAACGGCGGGCTGACCCCGCCGGTGCACAGTTATCTGGCGCCGGTCATCGCGTACATGACCGCGGTGGGGATGTCGCGGCGCCCGCGCTGGCGGGTGGCGATGTGGTGCGTGCTGCTGCTCGACGCGTTCGCCGTGCTGGTGGGCCGCTACACGACGCCGTTCGCCATCGTCACCACCATCCTCATCGGCTGGACGGTGGCCTTCGGGACGCTGTACGCGGTCGGCTCGCCCAATGTGCGGCCCACCGGCCAGAACCTCCTCGCGGGCCTGCGCCGGGTCGGCTTCCACCCCGTACGGGCGGTGCGCGCCGAGGACATCGGCACCGCCGAGCACCCGGAGCACGCCGACCGCGGCCGCCGCTACATCGTCACCCTGGAGGACGGCCCGCCGATCGACGTCACCGTCGTGGACCGCGAGCGGCAGGCCCAGGGCTTCTTCTACCGGGTGTGGCGCCGGCTGTCGCTGCGCGGCATCAACCAGCGCCGCAGTCTCCAGTCGCTGCGCCAGGCGCTGGAACAGGAGGCACTGCTGGCGTACGCGGCCATCGCGGCCGGCGCCAACGCGCCCAAGCTGATCGCCACCTCCGAGCTGGGCCCGGACGCCGTGATGCTGGTGTACGAGCACATCGACGGCCGGCCGCTGGACGCGCTGCCGGACGAGGAGATCACCGACGATCTGATGCGCAACGCCTGGCGGCAGGTGGCGGCGCTCCAGTCGCGGCGCATCGCCCACCGGCGCCTGGTGGGTGACGCCCTTCTGGTGGATCGTTCCGGCAGGATCTTCCTGACCGATCTGCGCGGCGGTGAGATCGCGGCGGGCGACCTGGTCCTGCGGATGGACATCGCGCAGTTGCTGACCACCTTCGCGCTGCGGGCCGGCGCCGAGCGGGCGGTGGCCGCGGCCGTCGACGTCCTCGGCCCGGACGCGGTCGCCGACAGCCTGCCGCTGCTCCAGCCGATCGCGCTCAGCCGCACCACCCGGGCCACCCTGCGCCAGCTTGCCCGCGAGCGCTCCGCGCGGGAGCGCGAGGCGGTCCTGGAGGCGTCCCGCGTCGCCAAGGAGCGCAAGGCTGCCGAAGCGGCCCGGCGGGGCGGCGCGCACACACAGGAGCAGCCGACCAACCGCAAGGTGGCGCGCGCCGAGAAGCACGCCGAGAAGCGGGCGGTCGACGAGGCACTGGAGGAGGCCCGCGAGGAGGACCTGCTCTCGCAGATCCGCCAGCAGGTGCTGCTGATCCGGCCGACGGCACCGGTCGAGCCCGCCCGCCTGGAACGGATCAGGCCGCGCACCCTCGTCACCTGGATCGCCGGCGCCTTCGCCGCGTACTTCCTGCTCTCGCAGATCACCCACGCCAACTTCGGCCAGGTGGCCGGGCAGGCCCAGTGGCTGTGGGTGGTGGCGGCGCTGGCCTTCTCGGCGCTGACCTATCCGGCGGCGGCGATGAGCCTGCTCGGCTTCGTACCGGAGAAGGTGTCCTTCCTGCGGACGGTGACCGCGCAGGTGGCGGGCAACTTCGTCAAGCTGGTCGCACCGGCCGCGGTGGGCGGCGTGGCGCTCAACACCCGCTTCCTCCAGCGGTCCGGCATCCGGCCCGGCCTGGCGGTGGCGAGTGTGGGTGCGTCCCAGTTGTTCGGCCTGGGCTGCCACATCGTGCTGCTGCTGACCTTCGGCTATCTCACCGGCACCGAGCGCACCCCGTCGCTCTCCCCGTCCCGCGCGGTGATCGCGGGCCTGCTGACGGCGGCCGTGCTGGTGCTGGTGGTCACCGCGGTCCCGGCGCTGCGCAAGTTCATCTCCACCCGCGTACGGTCGCTGTTCGCGGGCGTGGTGCCGCGCATGCTGGACGTGCTCCAGCGCCCGAAGAAGCTGGCGATCGGCATCAGCGGCACGCTGCTGCTCACGGCGGCGAACGTGCTGTGCCTGGACGCCTCGATCCGCGCGTTCGGCGGGGGCGGGCAGCTCAGCTACGCGGCCATCGCGGTGGTGTTCCTCGCGGGCAACGCGGCGGGCTCGGCGGCGCCCACCCCCGGCGGCGTGGCGGCCATCGAGGCCGCGCTGACCGGCACCCTGACGCTGGCCGGGCTGACGTCGGACATCGCGTTCCCCGCGGTGCTGCTGTTCCGGCTGATGACGTTCTGGCTGCCGGTGCTGCCGGGCTGGATCTCGTTCACACAGCTCACCCGTAAGGGCCAGATCTGA
- the moeZ gene encoding adenylyltransferase/sulfurtransferase MoeZ has product MSLPPLVEPASELTVDEVRRYSRHLIIPDVGMDGQKRLKNAKVLCVGAGGLGSPALMYLAAAGVGTLGIVEFDEVDESNLQRQIIHSQADIGRSKAASAKDTVLGINPYVTVNLHEERLDSSNVMDLFAQYDLIVDGTDNFATRYLVNDACVLLNKPYVWGSIYRFDGQASVFWSEHGPCYRCLYPEPPPPGMVPSCAEGGVLGVLCASIGSIQVNEAIKLLAGIGDPLVGRLMIYDALEMTYRQVKVRKDPDCAVCGTNPTVTELIDYEAFCGVVSEEAQEAAAGSTITPQQLKEWIDTDEKIEIIDVREPNEYEIVSIPGAKLIPKNEFLMGSALQDLPQDRKIVLHCKTGVRSAEVLAVLKSAGFADAVHVGGGVIGWVNTVEPEKPVY; this is encoded by the coding sequence GTGTCGCTGCCACCCCTGGTCGAGCCCGCATCGGAGCTCACCGTCGACGAGGTCCGCAGGTACTCCCGCCACCTGATCATCCCGGATGTCGGGATGGACGGGCAGAAGCGGCTGAAGAACGCCAAGGTGCTGTGCGTCGGCGCCGGCGGCCTGGGATCGCCCGCGCTGATGTACCTCGCCGCGGCGGGCGTCGGCACCCTCGGCATCGTGGAGTTCGACGAGGTCGACGAGTCCAATCTCCAGCGCCAGATCATCCACAGCCAGGCGGACATCGGCCGCTCCAAGGCCGCGTCCGCCAAGGACACGGTGCTGGGCATCAACCCGTACGTCACGGTCAACCTGCACGAAGAGCGCCTTGACTCCAGCAACGTCATGGACCTCTTCGCCCAGTACGACCTGATCGTCGACGGCACCGACAACTTCGCCACCCGCTACCTGGTCAACGACGCCTGCGTACTGCTGAACAAGCCGTACGTCTGGGGCTCGATCTACCGCTTCGACGGCCAGGCGTCGGTCTTCTGGAGCGAGCACGGCCCCTGCTACCGCTGCCTGTACCCGGAGCCCCCGCCCCCCGGCATGGTCCCCTCCTGCGCCGAGGGCGGCGTGCTGGGCGTGCTCTGCGCGTCCATCGGCTCCATCCAGGTCAACGAGGCCATCAAGCTGCTGGCCGGCATCGGTGACCCGCTGGTCGGCCGCCTGATGATCTACGACGCGCTGGAGATGACGTACCGCCAGGTCAAGGTACGCAAGGACCCCGACTGCGCGGTCTGCGGCACGAACCCGACCGTCACCGAACTCATCGACTACGAGGCCTTCTGCGGCGTCGTGTCCGAGGAGGCCCAGGAGGCGGCGGCAGGTTCCACGATCACTCCGCAGCAGCTCAAGGAGTGGATCGACACGGACGAGAAGATCGAGATCATCGACGTCCGGGAGCCGAACGAGTACGAGATCGTCTCGATCCCCGGCGCCAAGCTGATCCCGAAGAACGAGTTCCTGATGGGCAGCGCCCTCCAGGACCTCCCGCAAGACCGGAAGATCGTCCTGCACTGCAAGACGGGCGTCCGCTCCGCCGAGGTCCTCGCCGTCCTGAAGTCCGCGGGCTTCGCGGACGCGGTGCACGTCGGCGGCGGCGTCATCGGCTGGGTCAACACGGTCGAGCCGGAGAAGCCGGTCTACTGA
- a CDS encoding spherulation-specific family 4 protein has protein sequence MSYLTTSLGAGTAVTGAAPLGVGVPGFAHPLLAPAEWAELLRLARGLACTGAARRAPGPRGGAAALHWVVLNVARGPGVRPDPYCLPAAAQLRDAGARLLGHLDLGHGARPFGELVSDAHRFLEWYKVDGFYLDRCPTDRTLLSETRRLTTTLRALKDGAHLVTGHGRHPYPGYAEVADQLVTFAGRWSDYRWSQAAEWTAEYPARRFCHLVHGVPGTHLEEALRIARWQGAGTVYFTDRADHGGSAWESLPGYWDTFVSRIGPGVSE, from the coding sequence ATGTCGTATCTGACGACATCCCTGGGCGCCGGCACCGCCGTGACCGGCGCCGCGCCGCTCGGCGTCGGCGTTCCGGGGTTCGCCCACCCGCTGCTGGCGCCCGCCGAGTGGGCCGAGCTGCTGCGCCTGGCACGCGGGTTGGCCTGCACCGGAGCCGCGCGCCGGGCGCCGGGGCCACGGGGCGGCGCGGCGGCGCTGCACTGGGTGGTGCTCAACGTCGCGCGCGGCCCCGGCGTGCGCCCCGACCCGTACTGCCTGCCGGCCGCCGCCCAACTGCGCGACGCGGGGGCCCGGCTGCTGGGCCATCTCGACCTGGGGCACGGCGCCCGTCCGTTCGGTGAACTGGTCTCCGACGCACACCGGTTCCTGGAGTGGTACAAGGTCGACGGTTTCTATCTGGACCGCTGTCCCACGGACCGGACACTGTTGTCCGAGACCCGGCGGCTGACCACCACCCTGCGGGCCCTCAAGGACGGCGCGCACCTCGTCACGGGGCACGGCCGCCACCCGTACCCCGGCTACGCGGAGGTCGCCGACCAGCTCGTCACCTTCGCCGGCCGCTGGTCCGACTACCGCTGGTCGCAAGCGGCGGAGTGGACCGCCGAGTACCCGGCGCGGCGCTTCTGCCACCTCGTGCACGGCGTCCCCGGCACCCACCTGGAAGAAGCCCTGCGGATCGCCCGCTGGCAGGGCGCCGGAACCGTCTACTTCACCGACCGCGCCGACCACGGAGGGAGCGCCTGGGAGTCGCTGCCCGGCTACTGGGACACATTCGTCTCGCGTATCGGACCGGGTGTCTCGGAATGA
- a CDS encoding NAD-dependent epimerase/dehydratase family protein — MRVLLIGANGYLGRYVADRLLADPAVQLTALGRGDDADVRFDLASGSPGALTRFLDAVHPGVVVNCAGTTRGGARDLTRHNTVAVATVCESLRRSSCGARLVHLGCASEYGPSQPGSSTAEDAVPRPGGPYGVSKLAATELVLGSGLDAVVLRVFSPVGPGTPAGSPLGRLAEAMRRAMQSGDTELKLGGLGVQRDFVDVRDVARAVHAASLSAAQGVVNIGTGHAVRLREAAALLARVAGFGGSLHELDTPPGYAAGGPAAARLAIPGPASEHGAVPPAYPYPDGCGSWQQADVRTARDRLGWRPRIGLEESLADIWMEAACRI; from the coding sequence ATGAGGGTGCTGCTCATCGGCGCCAACGGGTACCTCGGCCGTTACGTCGCCGACCGGCTGCTCGCCGACCCGGCCGTCCAGTTGACGGCCCTCGGGCGCGGCGACGACGCCGACGTCCGCTTCGACCTGGCCTCCGGCAGTCCGGGCGCCCTGACCCGCTTCCTGGACGCGGTCCATCCGGGCGTGGTGGTCAACTGCGCGGGCACCACCCGCGGCGGCGCCCGCGACCTGACCCGGCACAACACCGTCGCGGTCGCCACCGTCTGCGAGTCGCTGCGGCGCAGCAGTTGTGGCGCCCGGCTCGTGCACCTGGGCTGCGCGTCCGAGTACGGACCCTCGCAGCCCGGCTCCTCGACCGCCGAGGACGCCGTGCCGCGGCCCGGCGGACCGTACGGCGTCAGCAAGCTGGCCGCCACCGAACTCGTCCTCGGCTCCGGCCTGGACGCCGTCGTGCTGCGGGTCTTCTCCCCGGTCGGCCCGGGCACCCCGGCCGGGTCGCCGCTCGGCCGGCTCGCCGAGGCGATGCGGCGCGCGATGCAGTCCGGGGACACCGAACTGAAGCTGGGCGGCCTGGGCGTGCAGCGCGACTTCGTGGACGTACGGGACGTGGCGCGGGCGGTGCACGCCGCCTCGCTCTCCGCCGCCCAGGGCGTGGTCAACATCGGTACCGGGCACGCCGTACGGCTGCGCGAGGCCGCCGCGCTGCTCGCACGGGTCGCCGGGTTCGGCGGCTCGCTCCACGAACTGGACACCCCGCCCGGCTACGCCGCCGGCGGTCCCGCCGCCGCGCGGCTCGCCATCCCGGGGCCGGCCTCTGAACACGGGGCGGTGCCCCCCGCGTATCCCTATCCGGACGGGTGCGGGAGCTGGCAGCAGGCGGACGTGCGCACCGCCCGCGACCGCCTGGGGTGGCGGCCGCGGATCGGGCTGGAGGAATCCCTCGCCGACATCTGGATGGAGGCCGCATGTCGTATCTGA